ACTGCCCAGTCCCAGCCTCTGTCCTTCATCCTTGACCTGGATGGCGCCCACCCCCAGTTCCCGCGCCATATGGGGCAGATCATGCAGCGGTGTCGGCGCATTGTGTTCCCTGTATTTCAGGAAGCGTTCCACTTCCTGCATCGCGTTCCCGCCCAGCAGCAGCGCATCGGACGGCGGAAGGGACTGGTCATGAGAAGGACTGTTGTTGAGAAGAAACATTATTGCATAATCCCCTGCTGCGTGACTGCAAATATATTGCAACATCCATGAAATATCTGCTGTATTAAGCAGGATGTTTTGCATTTTTTTTGCACGGAAGGTGCTGGTTTCATGTCTTCAGTTGCGGGCCCGTCTGGTCTTGACCGGTTTGACCTTGCCATCCTGGATATTCTGCAACGCGACAATACGACGCCTCAGCGCGTCATAGGCGAGGCGGTCAATCTGTCCGCCCCCTCCGTACAGCGCCGGATCCGGCGCATGGAAGAATCCGGTGTGATCGAAGCAAATATCGCAGTAATCAATCCCGTATCCGTCGGGCGCACCATTACGGTCCTGGTGGAAGTGGAAGTCATAACCGAGACGGCTGAACTGATCGAAGCCGCCAAACGCAGCTTTGCAACGTGTCCACAGATCCAGCAATGCTATTACATTACAGGGAACGCTGATTTTTTTCTTGTTATGCTGGTTGCGACAATGGTGGAATATGAAGAACTGACCAAAACGCTTTTTTTCGGGAATAATAACGTGAAGCGGTTTCGTACAACCGTCGTCATGGATCGTGTCAAGGCTGGCATGACCGTGTCGTGTCCCGATAACAGGAACGGCTGATCATATGGCTGATACCTGCCAAAGTATCGGGATCGGACATGCGGCGCGGAATCTGATGCACAGAACCCGAAACAAAATTTCATATATACATGGAAAATAGAGTGCTTTTTTTGCCTGTTATGCAATATTTATAAAAACATGGTTTGCCTGCTGGATCAGACAAGCGGCGAGTATCTGGTTAAAAAACCAGTTATTCCGTTTATTTTTTTCCTGTCAGGGCAATATTGTGAATATCAAGATGTAAAATGACGCGCGTATGACATCTTTATTGATGTATTAACATGGTATCATACGGAATTTATATATATCCGCAAAAGGACCAGAAATGACGGTACTTCGTAATCCCCCCCGGAGAGGGTTCTGTGCTTCCGAATTCGCCCTGCGTGTACAAAGGATGCAGTCGATCCTGCAGGCGGAAAAACTGGATGCGGTATTCGTCACGTCGCCTTCAAACATCCGCTATTTCACGGGATTTGATTCACAGTTCTGGGAAAGTCCGACCCGTCCGTGGTTTGTGGTCGTCCCCCGTGAGGGTTCCATCATCGCCGTAATACCCGAGATCGGCGCACCGGAAATGGCGCGGACCTGGGTGGAAGATATCCGTACCTGGCCGGCACCGTGCCCGGAAGATGATGGCGTCTCCCTCATGGCGGCCACGCTATCCGCTGTTCCGCGCCGCTTCGGGCGCATCGGAGCGGAAATGGGGCGCGAAATGGCGCTACGCATGCCGGTTTCGGATTTTCTGGCACTGGGCAGGCGTATGCCCGGAATGGAAATTGTTGATGGGACGCCTGCGTTGTGGCAGGCGCGGATGATCAAGACGGAAGCCGAAATCGCACATATCCGGTTTATCTGCGAAGTGGCAAGTGATGCTTATATCGGGTTGCCGGATCTGATTTCGGTTGGTGATACGGAACGGACGGCTGTCAAACGCCTGCGTGCGGACATGTGCGCCCGCGGCGCGGACAGCGTGCCGTTCATGCCGGCAATCTCCGGACCGGGTGGCGTGGCGCAGATTGTCTGCGGCCCGCAGGATCGTGTGCTGGCCAATGGTGATGTCCTGTTTATTGATACCGGCGCGACATATGACGGTTATTTCTGTGATTTTGACCGTGTCTATGCCGTGGGAAGCATTGATGACGCGGCACGGCGTGCCAATGAGGCCGTATGGCATGCGACAGAACTGGGAATTCGTGCCGCCCGCCCAGGCAGGACAATGGAATCGGTATGGAAAGTCATGGCCGAAGCCCTGCAGGACGCGGGCTCGATCGGGAACAATGTTGGCCGGTTGGGACATGGCCTGGGGATGCAGTTGACAGAACCCCCCTCGTTCAGGGAGGGTGAGGAAACGGTTATCCAGCCCGGAATGGTTCTGACGATCGAGCCCGGCATGGAGTATGCCCCGGGGAAAATGATCGTCCATGAAGAAGATGTCGTTATCATGGATGACGGGGCCCATCTCCTTACCATCCGGGCCCCGAAGGAAATGCCCGTTATTTCCTGACCGGGCAGTATATAATGATGTGGAATCATCGTCCGGTTGCAACGTAACATGTGGTGTGTTCCATGACGTATATACCCGACCAGAACACGGACAGCATAAACAATGTCCCCCAGCACGCTGAAAAACCGCGTCCGCTAGGCGGACGGCACGTTACGATGATCGCGCTGGGGGGCATGATTGGTATCGGCCTGCTGGTCGGGAGCGGGGCTGGCATCCGGCAGGCTGGCCCCTCCGTTCTTGTAAGCATAGTTTATGCCGGGCTTCTGGTGTTTCTGGTCATGAAGGTCCTGTCCGAGCAGATGCGTGTCGACCCGGGACGCGGATCGTTCCTGCATTATATTGGCGCGGGAAACGGTGCCTGGTCTGTATTTGTAAGCGGCTGGCTTTACTGGCTTTACTGGGTTATGGTCATTGCGGTTGAAGCATTGGGCGGAGGGGAAATACTGCATCCATACATATCATTGCCCGCATGGATGACCGCCCTCTGTCTGATTTCATGTGTTGCATTGATAAATATTGTATCGACCAGAATGTTTGGGGAAATAGAGTTTGTACTTACATTATTTAAGATATTATTTATATCGTTTTTCTGCCTGAGCTGTATCTGGTTTGTTTTTTCTGATCTTTACAATATAAAAAACGCCTTTGGCATCAACCTGATTGGAAAACCTTTTTTCCCGAACGGCATCCGTGCCACCCTGTACAGCGTACCCATCATCATGTTCACCATGGCCGGGTCGGAAGTCATTACCCTGACCACCCAGGATACGCATTGTTCCAGTGAACAGCTTTCGTGGCTGTCACGTCTGGTCGGAATCAGGATGGCGGGGCTTTATCTTCTGCCCATTTTTCTTGTATTGCTGATCCTGCCAAGCGGCAGCCTTCAACCGGGGCAGTCGCCTTTTGCCGCGACATTCAGGAACATGGGACTGGACGCCATGGTTTCGGTCATGAGCATCATGATTGTCCTGACCCTGGTTTCGTGCCTCAATTCCAGCATTTATATCAGTTCCCGAGTGTTGGTGAACCTGAGCAGCGTGGCCCATGCGCCGCAAATATTCATGGGGCAGGGCGCAGCCTCCCCCGTCCATGCCATATTGATGAGTTCCCTGGTGAGTATGGGCATGGTCCTGTTTTCATCTTTTGTCAGTCCCCACGCATTTGAATTTCTTCTCAATTCAAGCGGATGCGTGGTGCTGATTGTCTATTTCCTGATTACGACATCCTTCCTGCGATGCGCAAAAACGGGGAATGAAGCCACCATGTCACGCAGCATGGCATGTGCCCTGATGGCGGCCATCATGATTCTTGGTACGTCGGTCTGCCTTTTCTTTGATGCGGACATGCGTGCCGAGGCAGTGGGATGCGGTGTTCTGGCAGGGATTGCCTATCTGTCCTACCGGGCTTTCATAAAACAGCAGGAGCACTGAAATATTCCCCGCCAGTATGGCGCGTCCGCTACCTGATGCAATGAACGATGCCGCCCCGCCCGTCAGGAAATTTGCAGGCGGGGCAGCACAGGAATGTATCCGGCAGGCCCGGATCAGATAACGGCTTCCTCGATGAAAGGTTTTTTGTCGATCACGCGCTGGTAACCCAGGGGCGACAGGTCAAGGCTGCGATAGGCGCCATATACGATCATTTCCGCAAGGCCGCGGCCAATCGCAGGGGACTGCTGCAGCCCATGCCCGCTGAAACCGTTGGCAAACAGGAAATTGGGTACTTCGGGGGAGGGACCGACAATCACATTATGGTCCAGCGTGCAGTAGTCGTAGTGGCCAGCCCATGAATTGATGACTTTCAGTGCCTCAAAAGCCGGGATGCGCTCGGCCAGGGCGGGCCAGATCTGTTCTTCAAATTCATCATGCGCTACGGAAAAATCATCGGGGTCCACCGCCGGATCATGTTCCGGCACGGTTCCAGCCAGATAGTACCGGCCCTCGGGTCGGAAGAATACGCCGGTTGTGTCAATAAAGAGCGGGATCTTTCCATCCAGCTTTTCCCGGCTGTCAACGACAAATAGGGAACGCCGCCGCGGTTCAACCGGCAGGTCCAGCGCCGCCATGCGTGCCACCGACGTGCCACGCGTGCCCGCAGCGTTGACCACGGTGCCTGCCGCCACGCTCCTGCCGCTGCGCAGGGTGACGTGTGTGATCCTGTCGGCGCTCCGGCCCAGGCCGACCACCTCGTCCTCGATATAGGTTACGCCGCTGGCGCGGGCCCTGTGCCGCAGGCCATTGAGATAACCCATATTGTCAAACCAGCCTTCCCCCCGTGGGCCATAACTGCCCAGCACGATGTCGTCGGCCGTCATCCACGGAAACTGCCTGCGGATGTCATCATTATCCAGCAGCACCGTATCCGCGCCGCATGCCTGCTGCGTCCTGGCGTTCCGGCGCAGGATATCCACGCCGCGCTGGTCATTGGCTATGAACAGATAGCCGTTCTCGGTCAGGTTAAGATCGGGGCCGGGTACGTCGGTGGCCGCAAGCGTGGGAAAGTTCTGGATGAACTCAACACCGAACATCGATATCCGGACATTCAGGGCGTTGGAGAACTGATGGCGGATGGAACTGGATGACAGCGCCGTGGCCGCCTTGCGGTATGTCCAGTCCTTTTCGATGACCAGGACGCGCCCGTCAAAGTCGGAATTGGTGGCCAGGAAGAACGCGACCGCACTTCCCACCACGCCGCCGCCCACGATCACGACATCGTAGGATGACGCAAGCTCGCTCATTGCTCAGCCTTTCTTCAGCGTGTCGTCAAAATGGCCCGCGGCACAGAAGCTCCCGCCCTGAAAGCGCACGGCGGGATCATTGGGGTCGCCCTGTGCCGTCATGCCAAAGACTTCGGACTGGAAATCCGCGGCATTGTCCCTTGGTGCGTAACCGAGAACGGATGCCTGCCGGTTGTCCCAGAAACTCTGGTTATTGGCAGATGTGGCGAAACTGATCATATGACCCACGCGCGGGGCATCAAGGCAGGCCGTGACAAGTTGGCGGAAATCATCATAGGACAGCCACGTGATCAGGTGGCGCCGGTCGGCCGGCTTGGGGAAGCATGAACCGATGCGCAGGCAGACGGTTTCGATGCCGAATTTGTCAAAGTAATAGCGCGAAAGATTTTCCGCATAGGCCTTTGAGACCCCATACAGGCTGTCCGGGCGCGGCGGGGCGCTGGCATCTATGGTCTGTGTGCGGTCATAGTACCCCACTGCATGGATCGAACTGGCATAGATGATGCGCGAGACACCGCACTGGCGCGCGGCTTCATATACATTGTATGTGCCGACAATATTGGCATTCAGGATATCGGCCCACGGGCCCTCGATGGCCTGCCCGCCCAGATGGATGATGGCGTCACATCCCTTTACGGCATTGCGTACGGCCTCGAAGTCACCCAGATCGGCGACGAAGTCTTCCTCATGCGCCTGCAGGTCGGTGGAGGGGACACGGTCGGACAGCCGGATGCGCGGCGCCAGTTCGCGCCCCGCGGTGCGGAGCTGCCGACCGAGCGCACCGGCCGCCCCGGTCACAAGGATATGGTTGAACCTGCTCATGCGTTCTGATCCTGCGAAAGTTTGCGAAGGGAGGTTTCCATCGCCGCAACCGCCTTTTCCAGAACGGTTGCTGACGTGGCGAATGACAGGCGCAGATAGGGGGAAAGCCCGAAGGCTGCTCCGGGCACTACGGCCACGCCACCATCCGTCAGCAGATACTGGGCCAGATCGACATCCGTGGCGATCACCCTGCCATCTGGCGTGGTACGGCCCAGATAGGCGCCACAATGCGGAAAGACATAGAACGCGCCCTGCGGGACAAGGGTGCGCAGGCCATCAATGCGGGCAAGACCCCTGATCACCACGTCCCGCCGCCCGGCATAGGCGGTCAGGGCTTCGGTAATGAATGCCTGCGTTCCGTTCAGTGCTTCGGCCGCCGCCACCTGCGAGATGGAACTGGGGCAGGTCACTGTCTGGGATTCCAGCTTGTTCAGCACCTTTATCAGGTTTTCCGGCCCCACGGCATAGCCCAGACGCCAGCCTGTCATCGCATAGGCCTTGGACACGCCATTGATGACCAGCGTGCGGTCCATCAGGTCCGGGCATGCGCCGGGAAAGGAGCAGAATGTCGCACCGGGAAAGAGGATATGCTCGTAAATCTCGTCTGAAATGATCCCAACATCGGGATAGCCCTTCAGTACGTCACCCAGTGCGCGCAGTTCATCGCGGCTGTAGACGATGCCGGACGGATTGGACGGGGTGTTGAGCATGACCCAGCGCGTTTTCGGGTTCAGTGCCGCGGCAAGGCGTTCGGGGGTGAGCTTGAACGCCTGCTCGATCCCGCAGTCGAGAATAACGGCGCTGCCGCCATTGAACGTGACCATGTCACGATAGGAAACCCAGAATGGCGCCGGAATGATGACTTCGTCACCGGGCGACAGCACCCCCATGAACAGGTTGAACAGGATCTGTTTCGCCCCGATGCCGATGGCAACCTGCGCCGGGGTATAGTCCAGCCCGTTTTCGCGCCTGAACTTGGCGACGATCGCCTCGCGCAGGGGCATGAGGCCACTCGGCCCGGTATAGTGGGTCATGCCATCTTTCATGGCATGGATGGCGGCTTCGACCACATTGCCCGGCGTGTTGAAGTCAGGCTCCCCCAGGGAGAGATCCATGACCTCACGCCCCTGCGCCCGCAAGGCGTTCGCCTTCATGGATACGGCCATGGAAGGGGAGACCTCCAGGCGGGACGTGCGTGTATTTTCAAAATGCATGGTCTGTCTTCTTATCCTTCCGCCGGGGTGTAGCCATTGCGGCGGTCACGTTCGCGCAGGTCTTCCGGACGGTCGGCGGGCAGGCCGTAGCCACCACCCCCCGGCAGGTCGAGACAGAGCCTGCGGCCTGCCGGAACATCCTGCCTGCCCTTGCCGCGCAGCTTCGTGCCGTCATCCAGCCGCACGGCCCCGGGAGCGCCGGCCTGTCCACCGTTGCGCCCGCGTGCCGGATGGCTGAGCCTGTCAAACATGGCGGAAAAGCGCAGCGCGTATCCTTCCGCCGCCTCGATCTCGATGGACTGGCCCAGCCCGCCCCGATATGCGCCATTTCCGCCGGACCCCTCACGCAGTTCCTTGCGCCAGATGATGACGGGGCCGACCTGCTCGGTCGCCTCGACGGGCATGGTATGCACCCCGCTGGGAAAGGCCGTGGTGCTCAGTCCGTCCAGTGTCGGGCGCGCGCCGGTGCCACCGCTGTTGAACATCAGGATCTCGGCTCCCTTGCGCCCGGCGGTTTCATCCATCGCGCGCAGGCTCATATGCAGGTTCCATAGAGAGCCGGCCCCTTCGGCCGGAACCTGGTCGGGCAGCGCCTGCGCCAGTGCGCCAAGCACCAGGTCGGGCACGAAATGCCCCAGGATATGGCGTACCGACACGGGCGCGGGCCGCTGCGCGTTCAGGATGCACGATTGCGGGGCGGAGACCGTGAAGGGCTCCAGCGAGGCCGCGTTGTTCGGGATTTCGGGGGCGACGATGCACTTGATGCCATAGCAGGCGTATGCCTTGGTATAGACCAGCGGCACATTGATGCCAAAACGGCTGGGTGCCGATGTTCCCGCAAAATCGACATGTACGCCATCATCATGGATGCCCAGCGCCGCCTCGAGCTGGACGGGCGCGTCATACCCGTCCAGCGTCAGGCTGTTGTGCCATGTCCCGCGTGGCAGCGCACGGATGCACTCCAGCGTGGCGCGGCGGCTGTGTTCCAGGATGAATGCCCCGAGGCCACCCAGATCGGCCAGCCCGAATTCCCGCATCATGTCGACCAGACGGCGGTGCCCGGCCTCATTGCACGCGGTCAGGGCAAAGATGTCACCGATCACCTTGTCCGCTTCGCGCACGTTGTTGCGGATGACCGTCAGCAGCATCTCGCTGGGCCTGCCCTGATCGAAAAGCTTCACGATCGGTATGAACAGGCCTTCCTCGTAAACTTCGTTCGCGTCGGGGCCAAAGCCGCGGCCGCCAATATCCACCACATGGGCCGTACAGGCAAAATAGCCGACCAGCCTGTCATCAAGGAAGGAAGGCGACACGACGGTTATGTCATGCAGGTGGCCGGTGCCCTTCCACGGGTCATTGGTAATGTAGACATCGTTCTCGCGTATGTTTTCACGACCGATGTCATTGAGGAAGTGCCCCACGGATTCCGCCATGGCGTTGACATGGCCCGGCGTGCCGGTCACGGCCTGGGCCAGCATGCGGCCCTCGGTGTCGAAAATACCGGCCGACAGGTCTCCCGCTTCACGGACGGAGGTGGAAAACGCGGTCCGGATCAGTGTCTGGGCCTGTTCCTCGACAACGGAAATAAGGCGGTTCCACATGACCTGCATGTGAATATCAACCAGTGAATCCTGCATGGCCTGTTCCTTTGCCGTAATCGGTTAGCGACGGGTTGCCAGAATGCAGCCATCCGCCTGGATGACGGCATCGAAAGGGGAGGTGATGATCGTGCCCGTTTCGGGTTCGACAATAACGGCCGGGCCGGATATCCGGTCGCCCGGTTTCAGGCTTTCGCGTTCGATGACGGCGGCATCCACAAAGGTCCGGCTTGCCTGATCGAACAGCCGGCGTGACGCGGTGGCCGTGACCTGCCTGGTTTCCGACGGGGGCGGCACGCGGGCGGATTCAACCGTGGGCGTGCTGGCGCGGAAGGACCAGCTGACGATTTCCATGTCCAGCCCGTCAATGGTCCGGCCAAAGAATGCCGCATAGGCTTGGCGGAAACTTTCGGCAATACGTGCCACATCACCCAGTTCAAAGACTTCGGGCGGCAGCCGGACGGGAATGTCCCATCCCTGGCCCACGTAGCGCATGAAAGCCGTGCATTCGAATGTCGTGCGCGAATCACTTTCCATGGATGCCACGAAATTCAGTACTTCCTCACGCATGCCTTCCAGCAGCCTGCGCACTGCCGCCGCATCATAGGAAGCAAGGGAAATGCGCGAACTGCGGACCGTTTCATACCCGAAAGGCGCGCGCAGGAACCCGATTGCCGAGCCTACGCCCGCGCCCGGTGGCACCACAAAGCTGTCGATGCCAAGTTTTTCACACAGGCGCGCGGCATGCAGCGGGCCGCCACCACCAAAGGTGATCATGGTGAACTCACCAATGTCCTTGCCGTTTTCAACCGCATGGACACGGGCCGCATTGGCCATGTTCTCATCCACCATCTCGACAATGCCGTAGGCCGCGGTGTCCGTATCCACATTGATGGCGGAGGCGATTTTCCGGTCAACGGCCTCACCGGCGTCGGGCGGCGACAGGGCCAGGGAGCCACCGGCAAAATTGTCCGGATCCAGCTTCCCCAGCAGCAGGTTTGCATCCGTTACGGTCGGCTCCGTGCCGCCGCGCTGGTAGCAGGCCGGGCCGGGTTCGGAACCGGCGCTTCTGGGCCCCACGCGTACCTGCCGCAGGGCATCCACGCTGGCAATGGAGCCGCCACCGGCCCCGATCTCGACCATTTCCACCACCGGGATGGATATGGGCATGCCACTTCCCTTGCGGAAACGGTAGGTCCGGGCGACCTCGAATGTCTTGGCGGTCTTGGGGGCATAGTTCTCGACCAGGCATATCTTTGCCGTCGTTCCCCCCATGTCGAATGAAACCACGCTGGCGCAGCCATGCCTGCGGGCAACGTCCTGTGCGAATATGACGCCGCCGGCGGGGCCGGATTCGACCAGGCGGACGGGAAACTCGGCGGCATGTTCAAGGGCGATGATGCCGCCACCCGAATGGATCATGTAGACCGGGCAGCCGATGCCCAGTTCACGCAGCGCCAGGACCAGCCGGTCAAGATAGGACTTGATGACGGGTTTGACATAGGCATTGGCACAGACGGTATTGAACCGCTCGAATTCACGAAACTGTGGCGCCACTTCGCTGGAAATGGACACGGACAGGTCCGGGCAGCGTTGCAGGAGCGCATCGCGCA
This portion of the Komagataeibacter sp. FNDCF1 genome encodes:
- a CDS encoding Lrp/AsnC family transcriptional regulator; this translates as MSSVAGPSGLDRFDLAILDILQRDNTTPQRVIGEAVNLSAPSVQRRIRRMEESGVIEANIAVINPVSVGRTITVLVEVEVITETAELIEAAKRSFATCPQIQQCYYITGNADFFLVMLVATMVEYEELTKTLFFGNNNVKRFRTTVVMDRVKAGMTVSCPDNRNG
- a CDS encoding hydantoinase B/oxoprolinase family protein; translated protein: MQDSLVDIHMQVMWNRLISVVEEQAQTLIRTAFSTSVREAGDLSAGIFDTEGRMLAQAVTGTPGHVNAMAESVGHFLNDIGRENIRENDVYITNDPWKGTGHLHDITVVSPSFLDDRLVGYFACTAHVVDIGGRGFGPDANEVYEEGLFIPIVKLFDQGRPSEMLLTVIRNNVREADKVIGDIFALTACNEAGHRRLVDMMREFGLADLGGLGAFILEHSRRATLECIRALPRGTWHNSLTLDGYDAPVQLEAALGIHDDGVHVDFAGTSAPSRFGINVPLVYTKAYACYGIKCIVAPEIPNNAASLEPFTVSAPQSCILNAQRPAPVSVRHILGHFVPDLVLGALAQALPDQVPAEGAGSLWNLHMSLRAMDETAGRKGAEILMFNSGGTGARPTLDGLSTTAFPSGVHTMPVEATEQVGPVIIWRKELREGSGGNGAYRGGLGQSIEIEAAEGYALRFSAMFDRLSHPARGRNGGQAGAPGAVRLDDGTKLRGKGRQDVPAGRRLCLDLPGGGGYGLPADRPEDLRERDRRNGYTPAEG
- a CDS encoding pyridoxal phosphate-dependent aminotransferase, whose product is MHFENTRTSRLEVSPSMAVSMKANALRAQGREVMDLSLGEPDFNTPGNVVEAAIHAMKDGMTHYTGPSGLMPLREAIVAKFRRENGLDYTPAQVAIGIGAKQILFNLFMGVLSPGDEVIIPAPFWVSYRDMVTFNGGSAVILDCGIEQAFKLTPERLAAALNPKTRWVMLNTPSNPSGIVYSRDELRALGDVLKGYPDVGIISDEIYEHILFPGATFCSFPGACPDLMDRTLVINGVSKAYAMTGWRLGYAVGPENLIKVLNKLESQTVTCPSSISQVAAAEALNGTQAFITEALTAYAGRRDVVIRGLARIDGLRTLVPQGAFYVFPHCGAYLGRTTPDGRVIATDVDLAQYLLTDGGVAVVPGAAFGLSPYLRLSFATSATVLEKAVAAMETSLRKLSQDQNA
- a CDS encoding amino acid permease — encoded protein: MIALGGMIGIGLLVGSGAGIRQAGPSVLVSIVYAGLLVFLVMKVLSEQMRVDPGRGSFLHYIGAGNGAWSVFVSGWLYWLYWVMVIAVEALGGGEILHPYISLPAWMTALCLISCVALINIVSTRMFGEIEFVLTLFKILFISFFCLSCIWFVFSDLYNIKNAFGINLIGKPFFPNGIRATLYSVPIIMFTMAGSEVITLTTQDTHCSSEQLSWLSRLVGIRMAGLYLLPIFLVLLILPSGSLQPGQSPFAATFRNMGLDAMVSVMSIMIVLTLVSCLNSSIYISSRVLVNLSSVAHAPQIFMGQGAASPVHAILMSSLVSMGMVLFSSFVSPHAFEFLLNSSGCVVLIVYFLITTSFLRCAKTGNEATMSRSMACALMAAIMILGTSVCLFFDADMRAEAVGCGVLAGIAYLSYRAFIKQQEH
- a CDS encoding FAD-binding oxidoreductase; amino-acid sequence: MSELASSYDVVIVGGGVVGSAVAFFLATNSDFDGRVLVIEKDWTYRKAATALSSSSIRHQFSNALNVRISMFGVEFIQNFPTLAATDVPGPDLNLTENGYLFIANDQRGVDILRRNARTQQACGADTVLLDNDDIRRQFPWMTADDIVLGSYGPRGEGWFDNMGYLNGLRHRARASGVTYIEDEVVGLGRSADRITHVTLRSGRSVAAGTVVNAAGTRGTSVARMAALDLPVEPRRRSLFVVDSREKLDGKIPLFIDTTGVFFRPEGRYYLAGTVPEHDPAVDPDDFSVAHDEFEEQIWPALAERIPAFEALKVINSWAGHYDYCTLDHNVIVGPSPEVPNFLFANGFSGHGLQQSPAIGRGLAEMIVYGAYRSLDLSPLGYQRVIDKKPFIEEAVI
- a CDS encoding hydantoinase/oxoprolinase family protein; the encoded protein is MTSAQQSYRVGVDIGGTFTDVALEHNGHLFSTKILTDYGGPERAILKGLQIVCDNAGIPLNRIDVIVHGTTLATNALIERSGAKTAFITTAGFRDVLEMRTENRFEQYDLNITLPPALIDRADRLVVRERMDADGQVLLPLDAQSVAEVVEQVAARGYESVAIGLLHAYANGAHEVQVRDALLQRCPDLSVSISSEVAPQFREFERFNTVCANAYVKPVIKSYLDRLVLALRELGIGCPVYMIHSGGGIIALEHAAEFPVRLVESGPAGGVIFAQDVARRHGCASVVSFDMGGTTAKICLVENYAPKTAKTFEVARTYRFRKGSGMPISIPVVEMVEIGAGGGSIASVDALRQVRVGPRSAGSEPGPACYQRGGTEPTVTDANLLLGKLDPDNFAGGSLALSPPDAGEAVDRKIASAINVDTDTAAYGIVEMVDENMANAARVHAVENGKDIGEFTMITFGGGGPLHAARLCEKLGIDSFVVPPGAGVGSAIGFLRAPFGYETVRSSRISLASYDAAAVRRLLEGMREEVLNFVASMESDSRTTFECTAFMRYVGQGWDIPVRLPPEVFELGDVARIAESFRQAYAAFFGRTIDGLDMEIVSWSFRASTPTVESARVPPPSETRQVTATASRRLFDQASRTFVDAAVIERESLKPGDRISGPAVIVEPETGTIITSPFDAVIQADGCILATRR
- a CDS encoding Xaa-Pro peptidase family protein produces the protein MTVLRNPPRRGFCASEFALRVQRMQSILQAEKLDAVFVTSPSNIRYFTGFDSQFWESPTRPWFVVVPREGSIIAVIPEIGAPEMARTWVEDIRTWPAPCPEDDGVSLMAATLSAVPRRFGRIGAEMGREMALRMPVSDFLALGRRMPGMEIVDGTPALWQARMIKTEAEIAHIRFICEVASDAYIGLPDLISVGDTERTAVKRLRADMCARGADSVPFMPAISGPGGVAQIVCGPQDRVLANGDVLFIDTGATYDGYFCDFDRVYAVGSIDDAARRANEAVWHATELGIRAARPGRTMESVWKVMAEALQDAGSIGNNVGRLGHGLGMQLTEPPSFREGEETVIQPGMVLTIEPGMEYAPGKMIVHEEDVVIMDDGAHLLTIRAPKEMPVIS
- a CDS encoding NAD(P)-dependent oxidoreductase → MSRFNHILVTGAAGALGRQLRTAGRELAPRIRLSDRVPSTDLQAHEEDFVADLGDFEAVRNAVKGCDAIIHLGGQAIEGPWADILNANIVGTYNVYEAARQCGVSRIIYASSIHAVGYYDRTQTIDASAPPRPDSLYGVSKAYAENLSRYYFDKFGIETVCLRIGSCFPKPADRRHLITWLSYDDFRQLVTACLDAPRVGHMISFATSANNQSFWDNRQASVLGYAPRDNAADFQSEVFGMTAQGDPNDPAVRFQGGSFCAAGHFDDTLKKG